Genomic window (Streptomyces sp. NBC_01431):
AGAAGGGCAGTTCGCCATCAGGTGTGCGGTCAACGTCCAGTCTGTCGCCGTGGGCGGTGGCTGGCGGGGACCTGGACGCCGAGTTCCACCTCGGCCTCACCGTGCCCCGGGTGTCGTTCGCCTGGGACAGCACCGGCGAGCATGCCGCGATCCGCTTGTGGCTGCACGGAGCCGACGGCGTCTCGGTTGCGACGGTCGACTACGACGGCCATCAGTCCGAGGAGTTCGCGGTTGTCCAGGAGGGACCGCGTCAGCTGTGGGACGAGACCACGGCTGCGTACGCGCGTTGGGAGCGGCTCGGGCGGCCGCCAGTCGACCGCCACGGACTGACCGTCCTTGAGGACGGCGTTCATCAGGTGTGGATCGACGCCCCGGAAGCCCTCCTCACAAGGTACTGAGATGCGAGGCGCTGCGGGCCGCTCGCCGGCCTTGATGGGTGAGCCGGTGTCATGCTGATGCCGCGGCTGGTGACAGCCCGGTGAGGATTGCCTGCGATCTCTCGGTTTCGGGGCAGGGGTGTGAGAGACAGTAGGTTGTGGTGTGTTGATGCTGGGCGGGGGCTGTTTCGGGACGTGGGGTCACTGTCATGGACGGGAGAGGTCGGTGTGGGATCGCTGTCCTGGGCGTTTGTCGCAGCTGGGGTGATGCCTCAGTTTCGTGATCGGGCGTCATGGATCCAGTGGAACGCCTGTTGCGCCTTGCTCGGGCCTTTTCCGTTGGGTGTGGCTCCTCTGAACGTGGGCGTTGAGGCTGGTGGCGGCCCTGGCAGTAGGTCGCTGCCTGTGTCTGAAGCGTTCGGGACGTTCAGCCGGGTTGGCGGGCCGGCCGCAGTGGACATCCTGTTCCGACGCGCTCGGCGAGTTCGGCCCTCAGGGCCGTGAGTTCGGCCATGCGCGCGTCGACGACGTGGATCTTTTCCTCGAACAGGGCGGACAACGCTTCGGCGGTATCGGGCGCTTCGCGGAGTGCGTCGCCGGTGCGCGCGATCTCCGCCAGCGAGAACCCGAGCGTCTGTGCCGTACGGACGTAGTGCAGCCATGCCACGGTCTCGGCTGGGAAGTCGCGGTATCCGTTGGCCAGTCGCTGACCGGAGACCAGGCCGATCTTCTCGTAGAACCGGATGGTGTCTTTACTCGTCCCCGCCTGAGCGGCCAGCTCTCCGATGCGCACGGCTTCCCCCTCGTCGAGATCTTGGGCTTGACCTTGGACCGTACTCCACTGTTTAGCGTGAGGTGTCGCTGTTTACGGGACAGACAGGAGCCTCACCGTGATCCGTCGTTTCGCCCCCGCACGCCCCGCCTATCTTCGTGTCGTGCGTGCGAACGCCTGGTACGACCTCGTCGTCACGGCGGGATTCGCCACGCCGTGGACGCTCGCCCTGGTACATGACGTGCTGTCCTGGGCGGGTGACTCCCTTGGGCTGGGCGTCACGCCCGAACTCGACCTGATGCAGACCCTGTACGCGAACCTGATGGGTTCGGTCGTGGTCATCTGGGCCACCCTGCGAGTGGTCAGGCCGCTGGCGGTGCACGGACTGTTCGACGGCGTTGCGCGCACGTTGTTCGCGACATGGATGGCATACGCCCTGGCCCATGGCGCCCCGCGGTGGCTGTGGCTGTTCTTCGTGGTCGAGGCGGCGCTCGCCGTCGTCGAGCTCGGGCCGTGGCTGCTGCACCGCACCCCCTGGCCGGGGGGCGGCCGCCCCGGCACTGCCGATGACCACCTCCTGGGCGCCGCAGGTCGCTGACGGCCAGCCGGGGCGGTCCGGTGAGCGGGCTCTGCTCGGGTCCGCCTGTCTCCACCGTGGTGGCGAAGAAGGCCCCACGGCATCCCAGTTCGCACCGCCCGCAACGGCGCGTTGGCCGCTCTCGCTGCTGATCGCCCCAGCCCGATCCTCGCGGAAGTGACCGGGATGCACCGTCACACCGCACTCCGCTGGGTCGCCTACGCCAGACGCGACTGGGCCGAGTACCTCGCAGCCCGGGCGGCAGATGACTCGCCATTGAGGCGGTTGCCCAAATGATGTTGCGTCTGTCCGGCGTGTCCTGGAGCCTCTCAGGCTGGAGGTGGTCTCCGTGACCGACATCAGGGTCTCCCTGTCCGTGCGCGATCTCACCCACGAGGACCTGCCCTCGTGCGACTGGTCGGGCTCCGCCATGCACGTGAGGCAGATTGCCGAGCAGTTGCGGCGGGCCGAGGTCGGCGAGGTCGACTACCTGGCTGTTTGCGGACCCGCAGACGTGCCGGTGGCGATCGGCGGCGTCGACTACATGCTCAAGAGTGGTGCCGGCACGCTCTGGCAGCTCGGTGTCCATCCAGCGCTTCAGTCGTGCGGCATAGGCACCTTGCTGATCAGCTCCGCAGAGGCCCGAATCACAGCCCGTGGTCTGGCGGTGGCCGAACTGGGCGTGGAGGAGAGCAACCCCAGAGCCCGAGCTCTCTACGAGCGATTGGGCTACCGGCCCTACGGCCGCGAGCTGGACTCCTGGGACGTGGAGACTGAAGAGGGTTCGATCAAGCGGTACCAAACCATGTGCACGTTGATGCGCAAGGACCTCGCATAGCCAGGGTCGCCAGCAAACCGAGCGGACATCGGAAGTTGCAGCAGCGAAGCAACGGCACGGAAGACGGGGAATAGCGCACGGTCGGAATAACCCCCTCCCGCCAGTAGTGCAGAGCCTGCGGGCCGGATGCTGTCCCGACTCCGAGCCCTGCCATTGCCGAAAATTTCATCCGCCCTGGTGGGAGTGGGTGTACCGGGTGTCGCGGATGGTCGACCGTGGTTGCTCGAGTCAGCGCTCTCGCGCGGTTGGAGGGCACTGCGGATGATGATCAACCGTGCTGCTGCGACTGGCTTACCTGGGTGTGGCGAACGCGTTCGCGGTGCTGCCTGCTGCCGATGAGCAACCGGGACAAAGACGCGGAGATCCTGGCCCTGCGCCACCGGATCACCGTGCTGGAACGCCAACTCGGCAACAACAGGCCGCGGTTCGCTGCGAGCGACAGGGCGTTCCTGGCCGTGCTGCTGCACCGTCTGCCCTCGGACGTGCTGCGCAGGCTGTGGCTGCTGGTGCGACCGGACACGGTACTGCGCTGGCAGCGCGGCCTCGTCGCACGCCGCCATGCTGCCGCCCTCCCGTCCGAAGAGCCCGGGACGACCCCGCACGATCAACTCCGTCAGGGCCTTGGTGGAGCGCTTGGCAAGGGAGAACCCCAGCTGGGGATATCGCAGGATCCACGGCGAGCTGCTCGTCCTGGGCGTGAAGGTCGCCGCGTCCACAGTTTGGGAGATCTTGAAAGAGGCCGGGATCGACCCTGCACCCGAGCGCGGCTCCAGCACGTGGGCGGACTTCCTGCGCTCCCAGGCCGACGCGCTGCTGGCCTGCGACTTCTTCGAGGCAGTCACCCTGTCCGGGACGCGGACATACGTGTTCGCGGTGATCGAACACGCCAATGGACGGATCCGGATCCTCGGCACCGCCACCCATCCGACCGCGACGTGGGTGGCGCAGACCGCGAAGAATCTCGTCATGGACCTCGAAGACGCCGGCTGCCGGGCACGGTTCCTGATCCGTGACCGCGACGGGAAATTCCCCAGCCTCTTTGACGCCATCCTCAACGACGCCGGCATCGAGGTCGTACTCAGCGGCGTCCGGATACCGCGAATGAACTCCATCATGGAACGGCGGGTACAGACCTGTCGCCGCGAGCTCCTGGACCGCACCCTCATCTGGAACCAGCGCCACCTCCTCCACGCCCTGCGCGAGTTCGGACAGTTCTACAACTCCCACCGACCGCATCAGGGCATCGCCAACACCCGCCCACTACACCCGTTCCCCGCGCCGATCACCGATCCGGGACAGATCACCCACCTCGACATACGAAGACGCGAGCGCCTCGGCGGCATCCTCCATGAGTACGAACATGCCGCCTGACGTGCGCGGATGAGATTCTCGGCAAGGGCAGGTCCCGGTGCAGGGTGACCGCGCTGGGTGGGAAGGCGACGAAGACCGGGCTGGTGCGGTCCTCGGTGGTCGTGATCGCGGGCCCGCCGTCGACGTGGACGGTGTGCCCCCGGGTCTCTTCCCGGTAAGGCTGAGGCCGCCAAGTGGGCGATGTCGTCGGTGCGCGGGTGGCGGGCGATGTCGGAGGGGCGCCTTCCTGGACGATGCGGCCGTCCTCATGGCGACGAGGTGGTCGGCCAGAACCATGGCGTCCAGCAGGTCGTGGGTGACGAGCACGGCGACCGCTTCGAAGGCGGCCAGATGGTGGCGGAGCTTGGCCCGGCTGCCCAGGCGGGTGCGGGCGTCGTGTGGCTCGTCGAGGAGCAGTAGCCGGGGCCGGGTGGCCAGCGCGCGGGGGAGGGCGACGCGCTGGGCCTGGCCGCCCGAGAGACGGCGGGGTTTGGCGGAGGCGTGTTCGGCGAGGCCCGTGCGGTCCAGCCAGGCTGCGGCCTGGGTGCGGGCCTCCGCCTTGCTCATGCCGCGGCAGCGGGGTCCGAAGGCCACGCTGTCCAGCGCGGACAGGTGGGGAAGGAGCAGATAGTCCTGGAAGATGACGCCGACCGGGCGGGACTCCCGGTGGCGTACGGTCCAACTTGGCACCGTACAGGTGGAGTTGGTCGTCAGCGAGCGGGAGGAGTCCGGCGAGGGCGCGCAGGGCGGTGGTCTTGCCGGCGCCGTTCGGGCCGAGGAGCGCGACCACGTCGCCGGGCGTCGCCGTAAGCGCCACGTCGAGACGGAAGGCGCCGTGCTCGACCACCAGCCGGGTGTCAGGCCCCTCGCCGGCCGGACCGGGAGCGTCGACGGCGACCGCGCGGGCTTCTGGGTGTCGGTCATGAGGCGGTCATCCAGCGGTCCCGCAGTCGCGCCAGGACCTCGACCGACACGGCCAGCAGCACCAGGCTGAGAGCGATCGCCGCCTCCGGATCGTTCTGCAGGGCGAGGTAGACGACCAGCGGCATGGTCTGGGTGCGGCCGGGGAAGTTGCCGGCGAAAGTGATCGCCGCGCCGAACTCGCCGAGCGCGCGGGTCCAGGCGGGCACGGCGCCGGCCGCGATGCGGGGGGCGGTGAGCGGCAGGGTGACCCGCGGCCCAGCTCGTCGCGTTCGGCGGTCGGTTTCCCGCCGTCGACCAGGCGCCTCGCGGTGTCGACGCTGACGCCCAGTAAGGCGGCCGCTTCCCCCATCCGGCAGGTACGCATACGCCGACGATACTGCCGCAGATGCGAGGGAAAAACCTCCTATGGCTTTGCATGAGCCGAAGCATTCATCTATTGGCATGGCATGTGCGTTTGTACGTGATGAGTGTTCGGGTACGGTCCCCCCGGAGGTGGTAGTCCGTGAGTCAGTCCCTCGTAGTTGCCGGTATGGCCGGCGGTCAGGTGGCGGAACTCGTCATCACCGGCGACCTGGCCCATCCGGCCAGGCTGACGGTTCCCGACCTTCTCATCTGGCCCCAGTACGAGGCACAGGTCGCCTTCGAGTGCGCCACCAGCGGCATCCAGCGCCACCGCTTCACCGGCCCGCTCCTGCACGACGTTCTCCAGGACGCCGGTCCTGCCTTCGATCCCGTCCGCCGCAAGGACCGGCTGCGCTTCCTGATCGCCGTACGCGGTGCGGACGGCCACCACGCGCTGCTGTCCTGGGCGGAGATCGACCCGGACTTCGGCCGCGCCCCCGTCCTGCTCTCGGTCACCCTCGACGACACCCCGCTCGACAGGGTCGGCCCTCAGCTGGTGCTGCCCCAGGACCGCTGCGGGGCACGGCACATCAGTGGCATCGACGCGATACGAGTGGACGGCGGCTACCCCGCGATGACCGGCGCCTGGTGAGTTCGGTCCAGGCCGCCCACGTCCTGGTCCTGGAGCACGCACCGCAGGAGAGCCGGTACGTCATCGCTAGGGCGCTGGAGAGCGCCGGGCAGAAGGTGCGGGTATGCCGGACGTGGGCAGGGGACCATATTCCGGACACGCTCGCCGACGTGGTCGCCCTAGTGGTCATGGGCGGCCCGATGACGGCGTACGCGGACTTTCCGGGCCGCATGCGGGAACTGGCGCTGCTGCGGGCGGCGCTGGAGGCCGATGTGCCGGTGCTCGGGGTCTGCCTGGGCGCGCAACTGCTGGCGGTAGCCGCGGGTGCAGCGGCCCGTCGCGGGATCGGAGCGCAGATCGGCTGGGGAGCGGTGGGCATGAACCCGGCCGCAAACACCGACCCGCTCTTCGCCGGCGTGCCCGAACGACTCCGCGTGCTCCACTGGCACGCCGACGCCACGGACCTGCCGTCCGGCGCCACCTTGCTGGCATCCTGCGACCGCTATCCGGTCCAGGCGTTCCGGATCGGCGGCTCGGCCTGGGGCCTGCAGTTCCACCTGGATGTGGACGAGACGGCCGTCGACGCGTTTGTCGCTGCGTGCCCGGACGAAGCGGCCATCGCCACAGACGTCGGCGAGTCCGCTCCTCCGGAACTGACCGCGTTTCGTACAGAGCTGACCGCGTTGGCCCGTCACCGTGACGACGTGTTCGCCCGCTTTGCCGGCCTCGTCGCCGACCGGGCCGCGATGATGTTGACCCGTACCTTCTTCACGCCCCGTGCGGCCACCTGGGAGGAGCGCTACGCAGCCGACGGCGCCAGGTACGCGGCGGCCGTCTCCCGCATGGGATTGCGTCCCGGCAGCGAGCCCTGGACGTGGGCTGCGGCAGCGGCCGCGCCCTACCGGCGCTGCGCGCCGAGGTCGGTGACGAGGGCGTCGGGTTCGGTGTGGACCTCACCGCGGCCATGCTGGTGGCCACAGCGAGGGAAGGTCGAACCGGCGTGGCAGGGCTGCTGCTGGCCGACGCCTGCCGGCTGCCGTTGCCGGCCGGCGCGGTGGACGGCGTCTTCAGCGCAGGACTGGTCAACCATGTCCCCGCCCCCGCAACGGCACTGCGCGAGTGGGCCAGAGTGACGGCCCCCGACGGCGTCCTACTGCTCTTCCACCCCTCCGGCCGCGCAGAACGCGCCGCACGCCACGGCCGCCCCTTCGACTCGTACGACCCGCTGGCTGAGGAGAACCTGCGGCCTGCTCTGGGGGCGGCGGGCTGGGACCTGGACTGCTACGAGGACGCACCCCGTCACTTCTTGGCGCGCGCGGTTCGTGTCGGCGGATGAGCCATCATCCAGCGGTTCTGAGAGGACAGGCGCATGCCCCCAGGCATGCAGGGACACCGCCCATGGCCTGGTCGGCACCGGGTGTAGTCGTGTCCTCCGCGCCTACCCGCGTTTCCCTGTCCGGTGTCGCACCAGCTGGAGTCGTGCAGGGCGGTACTGCTGATCGTGCACCGCGGTTACCCCAACACCCGTCCCGGAGGCGGGTGAGCGGACCGGAGCACACCCGAACCGCGCAGGCGAGCAGGGGTAAAGCGGCGCGGGCAGGGCGGGGGCATGACGGTCCTCGTCGCAGCCCCGGACCCGGTGACCACCTCGTACCGAGAGGTGCCGTGGGCGCGTGCACGCGAACTGGCTCATGCGGTCCCCGCGCTCCTGCCCGGTCGGCACGTCCCGCTTGCCCCGCCGGCACGTCCCACTCGCGCGGGCGGCAGGACTGACGCCGGCCGACGCGCTGCGGGCCCACCAGCTTCTGCCCGGCTTCAACACGGCGGCCATGGACGGCTACGCGGGCGGCCCCGGTCCTGGTCCGTGGGGCCTGCGGGGCGCGATATGCGCGGGCACTCCCTGGACGGGCGGGACGCCGGGTCTGGGGGAGGCGGTAGCGATCTCGACCGGGGCAGCGGTCGCGGCGCGGGTGCGCTCCGGATCGGCATTCTGGCAGCGGGTGGCCGACCTCGTCGCGACGCTGCGTGGCAGGGGCCCGCAAGTTCGAGGTCGAATGGCCATCCTATGTAGCATCTACCAACCAACTCTGTGTGATTAGCCTGTAGCTGCGGTTCTGACGGGCTGTTACTGTCCGCGTCTGCGAGCCGAGTTGAATGCCGACTCGTACGGGTTCCGTCTCCCTCCGTCCAAGGCTTCCCAGCCGCCCCCGGACCCGTGGCGGCCGCTACCCCCAAAGCGGTCGGTTCTTCTCGTGCAAGGCATTTCTCCGCGCTGCTCTCCCCGTACGCAGCGCTGCGATCAGAGAGGAAGAGTCCGATGAAGACCACATTCCTGCCGCGCCTGGTGGCCGGCAAGGGGATGGTGATAGGCGCCCTGCTGGCCCTGGCTGTGCCCGGTGTCGCGTACGCCAACACCGTGAGCGTGACCGTGAAGACCCCCGGCGCGACCGCCGGACCCACCACCACCTTCTCCGAGATCTCGACCCACGCCGACTGCAGCAGCGGTCTCGTCTCCGGCGGCGGGCTCGAGCAGGCCATCGGTACCGGTACGTCGTCCAACGGCAACCACGTGATGGGCACCGAGCCCAGCTCGGACGGCTCCACCGAGTACACCGGCACCACTGGTGTCGTCGGCACCGACAACACGCACTGGCTCGGCATCGGCGGTAGTGGCGGCGCGGTGAACAGCTCGTTCTCCACGACCCCCTACGCGGTGTGCTTCACCAGCAACGTGGTCAACCACACCCAGATCGTCATGAACAAGGCTGCCGGGCCGACCGCCGCCGCGACGCCGGTCGCGGTGACGGCGACCTGTCCGGCCAACACCGTGCTGCTGGGCGGCGGCGCCCGGACCACCCCGGCCAGTGTGGGCAGCCTCAAGCCGATCTCGAGCTTCCCCACGTTCAACAACTCGGGGCACGACTACGGCCTGAAGGCCGCGGCCGACGGTGAGACCAATCCCGACTCCTGGACGGCGGTCGGCTGGAACGGCGGCGGTGGCGGCACCACGAATGAAACCTACGCGTACGCGATCTGCAGCGGCAGCGGCATCAACGTAAGCGGCGTGACGGTGAAGGTCCACTACAGCGAGGTGACCACCTCCTCCTCGGCGGGCGCGAACACCGTCGTGACGGTCGGCTGCGGCGCCGACGGCAACCTGGTCAGCGGCGGCGCGGGCGCCAGCGGCGGCAACGTGACGACAACCGACTACACCGGTCCCGGCTCGGGCGGCGACCACCTCAACGGCAGCTTCCCCAGCGGCTCCAGCGGCAACCCCGTCGGCGACGGAACCACCACCGCCTCGTACTGGTCCGCGGACGCCCACGCGGGCGGCGCCGGCTCCACCAACACCTACGCGGACGTTTGGGCGCTCTGCGCCAACGACGGTGTCTGATCCACCGGTTGATCCCGCTCCGCGGGTGGGCCCGGCCCGCCCGCGGAGCACCCGTTCCCCATCTCAGCTGCCCACAGGGCCGGAGAAACAGTGTCAACACCCATGAGCGACAGTAGCCCGACCTCCCGTCGGACCATATTCAGATCCAGGATGATGACGGTGGCCGGCACCACCGGCCTCGTCGCCGCCATGATCGTGCCCCTCACCGCGGCCGCCGGCGCGGCGAGCGTGGCCGAGCCCTGCGGCACCGGGGGCGTCTTCACCACCTCCCAGCAGCCCACGTGCGCCTACAACTCCGCGGGCACGGACACCTTCACCGTCCCGGACGGCGTGACCGCGGTCAACGTCGACCTGTCCGGCGGCGAGGGCGGCAGCGCGGCGGGCTACATCGACCCGCACCCGGCGATCTCCGGTGCGCCCGGAGGTCTCGGCGGCGAGACCCGCGCCACCCTGCCGGTGACCTCCGGCCAGATCCTCCAGCTCACCGTCGGCGCGGCCGGTGTCCCCGGTTCCTCCCGGCACGGTGAGTTCGCCCGTCCCGGCGGTACCGGCCACGGGCGCGGCGGTGGCGGCGCGCACGGCGGCGGCGGTTCGGGCGGCGGCGGCTCGGACGTGCGGGTCGGCGCCTTCGGCGGCTTGGACCGCGTCCTGGTGGCCGGCGGCGGCGGTGGCGCGGGCAACGGCGGCCCCATGCTGCAGGGCGGCGCCGGCGGCGGTGTGGTCGGCCAGGACGGTGGCCAGAGCAACGGCCCGCTCGGCTCCGGCCTGGCCGGTGGCGGCGCTACCCAAACCGCGCCAGGTCACGGCAACCCCAACACCCTGAACGGCGGCCCCGGCACCCCGGGCATCGACCTCGACCCGATCACCAGCGAGCCCAACCCCGGCAGCGGCGGCACCGGCGGCAACGGCGGTGCGGGTGGCCCCGGCGGTGGCGGTGGCGGTGGCGGCCGGCACGGCGGTGGCGGCGGCTCCGGCGGAGGCAACCCGGGCTATTTCCCGGGCGCGGGCGGTGGTGGCGGCAGCAGCTACGCAGATCCGTCGGCGACCAGCGTCACGCTCCTCCAGGGCGTCAACCACGGCAACGGCAAGGCGATCGTCACGTTCCAATACGGGACGTCGCTCACGCTCAGCGCGGACACAGCCGCCCCGCTGTTCGGCCACGCCGTCAGCGTGACGGCCACTGTGGCCTCGGCCAATCCGGGCGCGGGCATCCCGACCGGGTCGGTCACCTTCTCGGACGGGACGACCACGCTGGCGACCGTGCCGCTCAATGGCGCAAGGGCGACCTTCGCGACCAGCAAGTTGCAGCCCGGGGCGCACAGGATCACCGCCACCTATGGCGGCGACCCCACCTTCACGGCCAGCGCCACGGCCGCGCCCACCGATCTCACCGCCGGCTTCACCCAGCCGTGCCTCACGGACCACGACGGCCCGCTGACCGTGCCCGCCGACCAGTCGCTGTGCATCGCCCCCGGCGCTATCCAGAACGGACCGGTGGACGTGCAGCCCGGCGGAGCGCTGGCGGTGTCGGGTGCGGAGATCAACGGCCCGGTGGCCTCGGACGGCGCCCTCGCCGTCACCATCTGCCACTCGACCCTGCACGGGCAGGTAACCCTCGCGGGCACCAGCGGCTTCGTGCTGCTGGGCGACGACGAGGGGACGGACTGCGCGGGCAGCACCTTCAGGGCCCCGCTGACCCTCGACGGCAACACCGGCGGCCTTGAGGTTTCGTCCAACACGATGTCGGCGCCGGTGAGGATCAACGACAATAGTGGTAGCGGCCTGCTGTCCGAGGACCTCGTCCCGGAGTTCGAGGGCAACCATGTCGGGGCGCCGCTGCGCTGCGCGGGCAACTCACCCACCCTGCGGCAGTCGGGCAACACCGTGAACGGGCCGCACAGCGGCCAGTGCAAGTGAGTTGAGCCCACAGCCCTGTCCGGCCGGTCTCGCCGGGCAGGGCATCGCGCTCAATTCCTCAGACCACATACACATATCGGTGCCGTAGTACGCGGCTTGGCGGTGCGGATCTCCCCCTACCCAGAGCCGGGCTTGGGCGTCGAGTCGGTATGTTGCCGGCCTGCGGCATGTTCGATCTCGGTTGGTCCGGCGACGGAATGGCCGGCGAGGCCGGCCTTGCGGAAGCTGTGCCAGCAGCCTCCCCGAACGGGGCCAACAGTGCCTCTAGGCAGCTCGGGGTTGCGAAGCCAACCGATTCTGGCCGGGCTTGGTTCGGGAGATCACCGCCACCGGCAGTGAGGGAAGACCATGCCGGGTGTCGGCGCCGGAGCCTGACCTAGAGTTCGGTCTGTGCCGTCGTACAGCATTGGGCAGGCCGCGAGGCTGCTGGGCGTGAGTTCGGAGACCGTCCG
Coding sequences:
- a CDS encoding Ig-like domain-containing protein, with product MAGTTGLVAAMIVPLTAAAGAASVAEPCGTGGVFTTSQQPTCAYNSAGTDTFTVPDGVTAVNVDLSGGEGGSAAGYIDPHPAISGAPGGLGGETRATLPVTSGQILQLTVGAAGVPGSSRHGEFARPGGTGHGRGGGGAHGGGGSGGGGSDVRVGAFGGLDRVLVAGGGGGAGNGGPMLQGGAGGGVVGQDGGQSNGPLGSGLAGGGATQTAPGHGNPNTLNGGPGTPGIDLDPITSEPNPGSGGTGGNGGAGGPGGGGGGGGRHGGGGGSGGGNPGYFPGAGGGGGSSYADPSATSVTLLQGVNHGNGKAIVTFQYGTSLTLSADTAAPLFGHAVSVTATVASANPGAGIPTGSVTFSDGTTTLATVPLNGARATFATSKLQPGAHRITATYGGDPTFTASATAAPTDLTAGFTQPCLTDHDGPLTVPADQSLCIAPGAIQNGPVDVQPGGALAVSGAEINGPVASDGALAVTICHSTLHGQVTLAGTSGFVLLGDDEGTDCAGSTFRAPLTLDGNTGGLEVSSNTMSAPVRINDNSGSGLLSEDLVPEFEGNHVGAPLRCAGNSPTLRQSGNTVNGPHSGQCK
- a CDS encoding GNAT family N-acetyltransferase → MTDIRVSLSVRDLTHEDLPSCDWSGSAMHVRQIAEQLRRAEVGEVDYLAVCGPADVPVAIGGVDYMLKSGAGTLWQLGVHPALQSCGIGTLLISSAEARITARGLAVAELGVEESNPRARALYERLGYRPYGRELDSWDVETEEGSIKRYQTMCTLMRKDLA
- a CDS encoding molybdopterin-dependent oxidoreductase, with product MSQSLVVAGMAGGQVAELVITGDLAHPARLTVPDLLIWPQYEAQVAFECATSGIQRHRFTGPLLHDVLQDAGPAFDPVRRKDRLRFLIAVRGADGHHALLSWAEIDPDFGRAPVLLSVTLDDTPLDRVGPQLVLPQDRCGARHISGIDAIRVDGGYPAMTGAW
- a CDS encoding MerR family transcriptional regulator, with the translated sequence MRIGELAAQAGTSKDTIRFYEKIGLVSGQRLANGYRDFPAETVAWLHYVRTAQTLGFSLAEIARTGDALREAPDTAEALSALFEEKIHVVDARMAELTALRAELAERVGTGCPLRPARQPG
- a CDS encoding class I SAM-dependent methyltransferase, encoding MGCGSGRALPALRAEVGDEGVGFGVDLTAAMLVATAREGRTGVAGLLLADACRLPLPAGAVDGVFSAGLVNHVPAPATALREWARVTAPDGVLLLFHPSGRAERAARHGRPFDSYDPLAEENLRPALGAAGWDLDCYEDAPRHFLARAVRVGG